The genomic window AAAGACGCCCTGAAAATACAGGTAGGCCTTGCCACACAGTTAGTCACTTCCCTTCGGACAGTCCATACACACAGTTTGTCAGCCATCCACTGAGTTTCCAGAGGTTTTCAGACTCTGTTAAGCCCTTTGCCGGGTCTTCCTCTGAGCTGAAATATTCAGGGTGGCAGCTGTAGTGCTAAGTGTAGGCTGTGGTGAGTGTTTTGCAGCAAGTGGGTAGCCTCTCTACAGGCCCAGTGTGATAATAACCTGTCTCTTTTGGGAGGAGTCTGTGTGTTTGTAGCAGATTTAATAATTAATAGCAGTTTTCTCAcctaggaaggaaaaaaaagaaaaaaaccccacctttaATAGTATAGCCTCTGAATTCAGGGATTGGTAATTTTAGTGTTGTTTTCTTGTACCTGTAGCATAGGCTGTCTTGAGAAACCCAGAGTATTGTTTGGAGCTGCCCTGAGCAGAGGCCACACCAGAGCACACTGGGATTTGTTCTGGGGGGTTTAGTTTgatgtgctgtgccagccccctGACAGGAATGCTCTGGTACTGAGTGGCCAGGGGATGTGACCCTGGAACTGACGCAgtgtccctctgctctctcctcaGCGCACTGGGGACACCAAGCCCAACTTCTTCCAGGACTGCCTGATGGAGGTGTTTGACAACTTGGAGCAACACATTCAGAACCCTGTGGTTCTGCAGTCCATCCTGAGGCTCATGGAGAGGGGCACAATGGTTCTGACCACCAACTATGATAATTTGCTTGAAATATTTGGTCAGCAACAGGGTAAACCTATGGAGTCTTTAGACCTTAAAGATAAGGATAAGGTATGATGAGAGCAACAAAAGTCTTAGATATAATATATGATGACAAGGCAAATCGAAAGTTTCACTGAAAgatgttttcctgtttaaagGGTGTCAAGACTCAAGGCTGTTAATTTGTAAAGCATCTCTATAAGCTGCAGCAGATGCCCAGACCTTTCTTTTACATGTCTCTATTCTGAATTGTCTGGTAACAGTTTCCAAGAATTTCAGTGACACATTTCTTAACAAGTTCCCCCCAGTTGCtgtgaaaaaacccagaaatttgtttcatttatgtGAAGTCATTGTTAAAATCCCAAACAGGATTTCGCCTGACTGCTGGGTAATTTGCTGTTCATACCTTTTTTTGTCCGTGTTGCTGGAATTTGCTTTTTGGTTGAATGCCTGTTCAGCCCACAAAGGCAGAGACAGCTGCAGTATCAGCCATCACCTCTTTGTTATGATTTAAAGTGAGCTGTGCAATTAGTAATTACAGTCTCTTGCTGCAGGGAAGTGcaaaaggaattatttctgctttaagTGGTTTTTAAGTCAGTTCAGCTACCTAGTTTTGCAGGATCCTGGTGATTGTGGTATATTGTAACACAAGGATGTGTCCTGCATGATTTGCTTTAGGTTCTCCAGTGGGCAAGAGGCCATGTAAAATATGGAGTCCTTCACATTCACGGCTTGTACACAGATCCCTGTGGAATGGTGCTCGATCCCTCGGGATATAAGGATGTTACTCAAGATCCCGAAGTCATGGTTTGTGTGATCTTTAAAATTTTTACTGTTTGCCAAACTGTTTTATGGTAATCCCTGCAGACACATTACCTaaggctggggctgtgtgggagCATACAGATTAAATACTTGGGCCCAGTGAACTATTCAGAATTACTGAGAAAGGCAGCTGTGCTACCAGGGCAGTGCCTTTATATGCTGTGCTCTGTCAATCACAGTCACACTACTCAGCTGCATGTCACCGTCAGAGCTCTTTGAATTTCTTAGGAAAGAGCAGGGGCCCCAAAATACTGGACATCAGGACAAGGATTCATCACCATCTGGCTGCTTGGATTTATGTTTTGGGGGTTAACTGTGACCAGCTCTGATACTGGACTGAATGTCATATCGAGCTGGTTTAGAAAGTCAAACATTTGGTCAAGAATATTAATTTTCCATATTTACAGACTGCCCTAATGGGAGCCCAATATTTTGTCATCACAGTTGCTCCATTTCACATTCCCTTACTGGCAACACTTATGTGTCGACTTAAAtttcatagaatggcttgggttggaggggaccttaaacATCACCCCCATGTATTTGTATgttaactttttttgttttttggtagAAACAGTAGACGCAAAATGTCAGTTTGGCCTAGTCCAAAACCATTTGCTGCCCTCAGCTCACTAGTGAAGgttttgctctgctgctccttttcaGCCTGGCATGTTTTCCTAGTCCTggctttggatttgtgctggagtAAATGTGGCTTTTGTTtctgtcccttcccaggaggTTCTGCAGAACTTGTACCGCACCAAGTCCTTTTTGTTTCTGGGCTGTGGGGAGACTCTGCGTGACCAGATATTCCAAGCCCTGTTTCTTTACACTGTAAAGAACAAAGTGGATTTAGAACATTATATGTTGGTGCTTAAAGAAAACGAAGACCACTTTTTTAAGCTCCAGGCAGATATGCTGCTGCATGGAATAAAGGTGGTATCCTACGGGGACTGCTTCCAGCAATTCCCAGAGTATGTCCAGGACCTGACTGCTCAGATCTGCAAGCAGAGGAGTCCAGGTAAGGAAAATGTGTATAGTGTGGCCTTCTCACCAGCAGTCTGGGGCAGGTGCCCAGCAGGATGCCCTGGGTGAGCCCTGCACCAGGTCTGGCctcctgtgcagctgctttgcTCCTGAGGGACATGCCGGGTTGGAACACGTGGCAAAACTAACCAGATCTGTTTTGGGAAATACGGATTCTGGAGGGCTGTGGATGCTGGCAAATCCAATCCTAGATTCtaaatttgcctttttgttAGCACTTGGTAAAGATGTTCACGTTGAGTATTTTTCTGGCATGAACTGCTCCAGCCTATTGAGTGTTACATTATTTGAAATCTGATGTGTCAGGAAAAGAGACTGAAGGAACTGAAGTAATTCCCTGGTGGGATAAGCTCATTGAGCCACAGTATCTGGTCAGTCATAGAATGGGAAATTAAATTAGTGCATCCAGTAAGCTTTGGGCTTAACACAGGCTAAATGGGAGAAACAACAACTGTAGAAGGAAAGAGATTCCTTTCATGTTTTCCAAACAAGGATAGTCCTGCTATGGTTTATCCAAAGAACTGAGGCAAATAACTAATTGACCTTGGGAAGAATTACTGTTTGAGAGCTCTTTTATTTATCAACTCGCTGAAACTGGCTAAAATTACTCCCAAGTGGTGCATAGCAGGAACCTTCCCCTTGCTCCCCCTCAAAGAAAACTGCAGGTGGATGCTCAAATAATATCCTGCTTTTTGTGACTGATGACTATTCCAGTTAGATTGcattatactttttttttctgtgaaggcACAGCATGGAGGTTTCAGAAAGTTTATCTGCAGTGTAGACAACTAAAAGTAAGTTGTTGTGAAGCTCCAGACACTGAACTCAGCCTGCTGGGTTGGTTTTGACACACACTGGTGTTGATGGATGTACTTTTCAAAGCCTGAGCAGTATCTGGAGCCTGTTGAGTCTGAAGTATCCACTTTATTGCAGAGCAACCATTGATATCTAAGCAGGGAGGGAGACAGGTTTACTTAAGCTCTAAATGGCAATGACTGCAAAATCAGACTACAATGCTCCACTTTTCCTTCATGGGAATTCCTGGTGGGCACCAGACCTTCAACAAGAAGGACCTTACTCAGACTTGAAAAGCTTGTGATCTCATTCCCAAGGtcccattctgggattctaaaCACAACCCTGCTGTTTGGGGATGGTGCATAAAGTCTAAACAGGCTCTGGATGCTGACCTGTGTTGCTGCTCTGTTCCTTTCTCTAGATTCTGATCAGGTGGACAGCACAACACTGATGGGTAAgtaacagttttattttattttcattttaagttcTATAATCCTaccaaagagagaaaaatacagctcTTGTTCCCAAAATAATTACTGTGCAGGGCTCTGATTTACCTCTCAAAGTCTGCTgaatgctctttttttccctctgattttctttctgcttatcAGTAGCTCACTGCTGGTTTTCAGTTGTCAATCAAATGACAAATGATAGAAAGTAGAAGCTCCAGGAAATGTATCTAAATACTTGTTAATGCTGACTCGTACTCAAAGGTAATACTAACACCCATGAGGT from Pithys albifrons albifrons isolate INPA30051 chromosome 3, PitAlb_v1, whole genome shotgun sequence includes these protein-coding regions:
- the FAM118A gene encoding protein FAM118A; this encodes MDLPERATIRSEQKSRKFLKSLARKRPRELLAVLGTGVSAAVAPGVPALRSWRGCIEAVLAAAEQLEVLHPADLAEFRGKVAKERDLLVVAHDLIRKMSPRTGDTKPNFFQDCLMEVFDNLEQHIQNPVVLQSILRLMERGTMVLTTNYDNLLEIFGQQQGKPMESLDLKDKDKVLQWARGHVKYGVLHIHGLYTDPCGMVLDPSGYKDVTQDPEVMEVLQNLYRTKSFLFLGCGETLRDQIFQALFLYTVKNKVDLEHYMLVLKENEDHFFKLQADMLLHGIKVVSYGDCFQQFPEYVQDLTAQICKQRSPDSDQVDSTTLMGTSCEDCAKRKLRKSGTDSPKRIKQSDPSTVE